CTACCGTCCTACAAAGGTCATACATTGATTACTACCGATGGGACAACATTGCTCGGAGCAGATGATAAAGCTGGAATTACTGAGATTATGACAGCGATGGATTACTTACTAAAGCATCCAGAAATCAAGCATGGAAAAATTAGAGTAGCATTCACTCCTGATGAAGAAATCAGTAGAGGACCAGCTCATTTTGATGTAGCTGCTTTCGGCGCGAAATTTGCCTACACGATGGATGGAGGGCCTCTAGGTGGATTGGAGTATGAAAGCTTTAATGCCGCAGAACTCAAGCTCACCTTTAAGGGGATTAGCACGCATCCTGGAACGGCCAAGAATAAAATGCTTAACGCAAGTAAGCTAGCAATGGAATTCCATGCACAACTACCTGTAGATGAGGCACCAGAGTATACAGATGGCTATGAAGGCTTTTACCACCTTAGCTCCATAAATGGCGATGTTGAACAAAGCAAATCTCAATATATTATTAGAGATTTTGATAAAGACAACTTTAACAGCAGAAAAGAGAAAGCAGCAAGCATCGTGAAACAGATGCAGGAGAAATACGGAGCAGAAAATATCATTATGGAGATGAATGATCAATACTACAACATGCGTGATAAAATTGAACCGGTTAAGGAAGTTGTTGATATTGCTTATGAAGCGATGAAAAACCTCGGAATCGAGCCAGTAATCAGCCCGATCCGAGGTGGTACGGATGGTTCTCAATTATCGTATATGGGTCTGCCAACACCTAATATTTTTACTGGCGGGGAAAACTATCACGGAAAATTTGAATACGCTTCTGTAGATATTATGGAAAAAGCTGTTCATGTTATTGTCGAGATAGCCCGGGTGTTTGAAGAAAAAGCATGATGATAGTCAGCTAAAATGAAAGCAAATCCCCTTAGTGTCAACAACTAATGAAGTTCCATGCAAGCATGGATTCGTTGATGTTGAGCAAAGGGGATATTTTTATAAATAAGTACTACATAATCTCAATAATCCCATAAAAATAACGCCGAAAATGACAGTAATCGCCAGACTTTTCGTCCGCAATGCTAATAATAAGGTAGGAACGATCGCTATGAGTGTTAGCCAATTCACTGCGATTGAATGACTGGTTTTCACAATGACACTCTCTACAACTAAGGCTGTGAGAATACAAATAGGTATAAAAGAAAGCCATTTCAGTACAGGTGCAGGCAATTGTAAATTACGAACCACTAAAAATGGCAAAATACGTGGAAGGAATGTCACTAATGTACATCCTAAAATCAGAAGGAGAATTGATTGATTAAGGCTCATTTATCTGTCACCACCCCAATAGTAGCTACAATGACCGTTGCTAAAATAACTGCAACGTGCGAAGGTACAATAAAGGATAAAACTAGCATAGCTATGATCATATAAAGAATTAGACAGAGAGAATGCTTTAGTTTTGAAGGCTGCATAGATTGCAACTGCAAGACCAGTAAGGCAACAAACATTGCTGTTAAAGCAAAATCTAATCCGAATATCGTTGGATTCGGAATCCATTTCCCAAGAATAG
This is a stretch of genomic DNA from Brevibacillus laterosporus DSM 25. It encodes these proteins:
- a CDS encoding AzlD domain-containing protein, with protein sequence MSLNQSILLLILGCTLVTFLPRILPFLVVRNLQLPAPVLKWLSFIPICILTALVVESVIVKTSHSIAVNWLTLIAIVPTLLLALRTKSLAITVIFGVIFMGLLRLCSTYL
- the pepT gene encoding peptidase T, with the protein product MKQDIIERFTRYVKIDTQSNAQSQTVPSTPGQLELGNLLVEELKAMGLSEVTIDANGYVMATLPANTDKQVPVIGFLSHLDTATDFTGKNVNPQVHENFDGKAITLNKELGVVLTPELFPELPSYKGHTLITTDGTTLLGADDKAGITEIMTAMDYLLKHPEIKHGKIRVAFTPDEEISRGPAHFDVAAFGAKFAYTMDGGPLGGLEYESFNAAELKLTFKGISTHPGTAKNKMLNASKLAMEFHAQLPVDEAPEYTDGYEGFYHLSSINGDVEQSKSQYIIRDFDKDNFNSRKEKAASIVKQMQEKYGAENIIMEMNDQYYNMRDKIEPVKEVVDIAYEAMKNLGIEPVISPIRGGTDGSQLSYMGLPTPNIFTGGENYHGKFEYASVDIMEKAVHVIVEIARVFEEKA